A stretch of DNA from Leptospira barantonii:
TAAATACTGAAACGCAAGTCCGTTCAAACAGGCCTGGAATAAAACGTAACCGGTTAAGAATAGAACGTAAAAAAGATAAGACCTGTCTCTCGTTCCCAAAAATAGAAAGAAGTTGTAGGCCATCATCGCGATCATAATTCCATAATAAAGTCCGAATGTTTTCTGTTCCGCGACGATATGATTCGAGAACTCGTTGGCGGACCAGAGAGTCATCGGAAATTGAACCGAACTTTCCGTGAAAATTCTCACCAAAATTCGATACTCGGTCTGCGCCGCCAATCGGATCGGAAAGATAAAATTCTGATGTCGGATTTCCCTCGATTCGAAAGGAAGTTTATCGCCCGATCGTAATGTTTGAGTTTCGCCACTTTCCAAATTTTGAATGTAGAGTTCGATGGAATCGATCAAGGGATAGGCGAGTTCGTATAAGACGAGTTTGGAATTTCGATCCGCGTTTTTGACGTCTACTCTGAGCCAATGTGCGGATTCGGAATAACCGAGGTTTACCTTGGTGACTTTTTGAAAATCGAAATCGTTTTTTACGAAGTCCGTTCGTTTGAGAAGGGCTTGGTTGTCTTCGTATCGTTCCACAAAACCGATAAGATTCGATTTTTTAAAAAGGGAATCCACGATCAAACTTTCGGAACGGATCGGGAACGTAAAAACGGAGAATAGGACGATACCGGGGAATAGAAAGGATTTGAATCTGAATCCCATATTTTCGCTTCCTTGCTCGTATCCCGTCTCGAAAGAAAGATAAAAGCGTGAAGGGAATATGGGATTCTATTTTATAAAAAAATCAATAATAAATTGACTAAACCTTTTGAAATCGGGAACGAATCGGATTCGACCGACGCCGTTCCGAGTTCGGTTTAACGAAATTCGGTTTATTTTTTCTTAACCTTCTTTTTCGGTTTCGCCTTTTTCTTGGGAGCCGGTTTTTGTTTTTTCGCAACAACGACCGAGTCCGAAGAGGTTCCGAGATACGTTTCGATCCGGTCCGCGACCTTTTCCCAGCCGGCGTCCAACATCATGTTGTGGCCCATACCTGAAAAAATCTCGGCTTCGGTCTGATACGCTTTTGCGGTTCTTTTTACTTCCCAGGGAACAAAAAAACGATCCTTCTCTCCGCCCAAAACGAGAATCGGAGTTTTTACTTTTTTAGGACTTGGAAGACAGAAAAGTAGCATGTCTAAAAACGCGAGGAAGGATTCGTTTTGCATCTTAGACGCGTACCCGAGAGCCTTGTCTTCGTTTAACAATTTGGAGAAGAACAGTTCACGGGCGATTTTTTTGTCTTCCACGATCGGAAGAAGGGAAAGTGTGCCGAGAACCTTCAAGAACTTGATCGGAAACTTAACCAAAAGCTCCAAGGTGATCCGAAAAACTCCGTGAGGTGGAACGCTCGCAAGAAGAACCGCCTTGGGTGCATTCGTTTTTTCTAATGTTTTTTGAACGACGAGTCCTCCCATTGAATGTCCGATCAAAATCGGAGTCTGAGGTAGACTGCCGATTATTTTCTCAACGTCCTGAACGTAGTTTCGAATCGAGTTCCATCGAAACGATCCGCTTCCGTTCGGACTGTTTCCGTGTCCTCTCAAGTCGATCGAGTAAACTTCGTAACCCGCTTTTTGAAAATGCGGAACGAAACAATCCTTCCAACACCAGGCCCCGTGCCAAGCTCCGTGAACGAAAAGGATCGGAGGACGGTTCTGCGAAGAAGTTTTAGTCTTTTTGACTGCGGGGTAATGGTCTAGTTGAATCATCGTTTGCCAATGTCTCCGGTATGAAGTCGCGTTTGCGAATTCTCGGAGACGTACGATTTTTTTTCGAGAACAATTCCGATTTTGAGGATCGGTAATTTAGGGAAGAACGGGATTTTTAGGAGTTTTCCAAAAGAAATCCGTGACCGGAAAATCTTCCTTCCGTAAAAACGTAACGCTCCCAGGCTCCATTCTCAAACTCGACGATCACGTGATGTCGATTGCGTTCCGTGATCTTACCGCTTAGGGTTTTAGAGGAAGAATCCTCTTTGTTCGGTTTCTTCAATTCTAAGGAGACTTTTAAGTCTGCTTCGTTTTGTTCGATGGAAATTCTCGCGGGAACCGCTTTCAAAAAAGTTTCGGTAATCGTGATCGTGTAAGTGCCGGAAAGATCCGGAAGAGGGCCGTCAGTGTAAATGGAAGGTTTCATATAACAGTAAATTCTTAACTATAAAGGAAATCGGATCAAAATGTTTGCTTCGGTTTTTAGATTCTCGTTTAACGAGAGCATTTTATTGCATAAGAACGTTGAACGAGAAGTTCCGCCTTGGAGGAAAGTTCGGGAAGTTTTCTTACGTGAATCCCGTATTTTCTCTGAGCGTCTTCCAAACGGTTCAGACATACCGAAAGGTCTTCGGAATCGGCGCCTTCCTTCCGTTCTATTTTTTCACATTCACATTTGGTTTCGCCGAGATGAGCGGCGTATCGAAGGATTTCTTGTTCTGTGGGTGAGTTCGCTTTACAATTCCAGAAAGTTACGAACAAAAAAAGACGAATCATCGTTTTTTTGCAGTATGAATCCCGGAAAAACACTTTCTTTGATTCAATCTTATCAGACGAAACGGTCAAGGAAGAATCCTCAGACAATACGACGGAAGTTTAGGATCGTATAGGGTGATTCGCCCTATACGATGGGGAGGAGAAATCGGGCGAAGTATATTCTAAAATTTGAATGTATTTTAGTAGATGAGTTTATACGCTTTCGAGGTTCCGGCGGGCGCTTCTGAAAGTGCTTCGAATTTCAGATGTTTTTCGGACACCTGTTCGTAAACGGAATGGGTCACTAGAATTTCTCCGGCCTCCGCCATATCCTCGCCAAGTTTACTCGCCGTGTTTACTTCGGAACCGAATACGTCAGTGTCGCCGATCTTCAAAACCTTACCGTAACCGAGACCTACACAAAGAAGAATTTTCTCCTCCGGAATTTTATCCTGATTGTAGGAAACAAGTTCTTGTTGCATTTTGATCGCGGATTCGATTCCCTTTCCTACGTTTCTAAAGATGACTAAGAAGCTGTCTCCTTCCGATTTCAAAAGAATCCCGTCGTGGTCTTCAATGATTGGAATCAGAATTCTTTCCGATTCGTGAATCGTTTGTAGAAAATGTATGATGCCGAACTTTTCAACCCCTCTTGAAAATCCGGAAAGATCCGTGAACATCACACACCAATCTTCTCCGAAAAGATCCCAGATCCGTTGATCGATTTTCGACTTGTCCGCTCCCGGTTGGAGTCTATCTTGAATCAATTTTTCAAGTCTGTCTTCGGATGCGCTCGCTCCGATCGTTCTTCGAAATGCCATACGACCTCTTATAAAAGATTGAGAATTCTTCGTGAATTAGAATCCGAACTTATATAAAAAATCCCGTCCTTGTCAACGGGAAAGCGAAACGAGTCGTATAATTTATTTCGATTCCATGCTTGCCTAAAATCGGACCGTGTATAATTTT
This window harbors:
- a CDS encoding alpha/beta hydrolase: MIQLDHYPAVKKTKTSSQNRPPILFVHGAWHGAWCWKDCFVPHFQKAGYEVYSIDLRGHGNSPNGSGSFRWNSIRNYVQDVEKIIGSLPQTPILIGHSMGGLVVQKTLEKTNAPKAVLLASVPPHGVFRITLELLVKFPIKFLKVLGTLSLLPIVEDKKIARELFFSKLLNEDKALGYASKMQNESFLAFLDMLLFCLPSPKKVKTPILVLGGEKDRFFVPWEVKRTAKAYQTEAEIFSGMGHNMMLDAGWEKVADRIETYLGTSSDSVVVAKKQKPAPKKKAKPKKKVKKK
- a CDS encoding adenylate/guanylate cyclase domain-containing protein produces the protein MAFRRTIGASASEDRLEKLIQDRLQPGADKSKIDQRIWDLFGEDWCVMFTDLSGFSRGVEKFGIIHFLQTIHESERILIPIIEDHDGILLKSEGDSFLVIFRNVGKGIESAIKMQQELVSYNQDKIPEEKILLCVGLGYGKVLKIGDTDVFGSEVNTASKLGEDMAEAGEILVTHSVYEQVSEKHLKFEALSEAPAGTSKAYKLIY